In the Manis javanica isolate MJ-LG chromosome 12, MJ_LKY, whole genome shotgun sequence genome, one interval contains:
- the LOC140844937 gene encoding uncharacterized protein isoform X4, with protein MASLRGAVEMVKDVTVAREEAAREAAAQERRLPGVLGQVKDVVVPSAPGMEEWRACGAGGISSSSAESWWRAQKKIKIWQLRIPPGEVQPPPQVVEHSMLCSHPQAQALEAQMEIAVCYLKQEFKVPREGHENPEWVDLINAGEDGKSNRILLEQWFWPLGTKQKPETKQHDQPVYLQDFLLERLEKSLSYSASVFLESDSDPVLHVPDHMASNLWLTQIPHVSSR; from the exons atggcgtcactacgaggtgctgtggaaatggtaaaggatgtcacggtggcccgagaggaagcagcacgagaagcagcagcacaagagcgcaggctgccaggtgtcctggggcaggtgaaggatgtagtggtgcCGTCAGCCCCAGGAATGGAGGAGTGGAGGGCCTGTGGTGCTGGAGGCATCAGCTCCTCCTCTGCTGAAAGCTGGTGGAgagcccaaaagaaaataaagatctgGCAACTGCGgattcctccaggagaggtgcagccccctccccaggtcgtggagcactctatgctctgctcccatcctcaggctcaagcattGGAAGCACAAATGGAAATAGCAGTCTGCTATTTGAAGCAAGAATTTAAAGTGCCCCGTGAAGGTCACGAGAACCCAgagtgggttgatttgataaacgCAGGAGAGGACGGAAAGTCAaacagaatcttactggagcAGTGGTTCTGGCCACTGGGGacgaagcagaagccagagacaaagcaacacGATCAGCCTGTGtatctgcaagactttctgctggagaggctggagaag AGTTTGAGTTACTCAGCATCCGTCTTTCTGGAATCCGACTCAGACCCAGTGCTTCATGTCCCTGATCACATGGCCTCTAACCTGTGGCTCACCCAAATCCCTCACGTCTCGAG
- the LOC140844937 gene encoding uncharacterized protein isoform X3 yields the protein MASLRGAVEMVKDVTVAREEAAREAAAQERRLPGVLGQVKDVVVPSAPGMEEWRACGAGGISSSSAESWWRAQKKIKIWQLRIPPGEVQPPPQVVEHSMLCSHPQAQALEAQMEIAVCYLKQEFKVPREGHENPEWVDLINAGEDGKSNRILLEQWFWPLGTKQKPETKQHDQPVYLQDFLLERLEKSLSYSASVFLESDSDPVLHVPDHMASNLWLTQIPHVSSP from the exons atggcgtcactacgaggtgctgtggaaatggtaaaggatgtcacggtggcccgagaggaagcagcacgagaagcagcagcacaagagcgcaggctgccaggtgtcctggggcaggtgaaggatgtagtggtgcCGTCAGCCCCAGGAATGGAGGAGTGGAGGGCCTGTGGTGCTGGAGGCATCAGCTCCTCCTCTGCTGAAAGCTGGTGGAgagcccaaaagaaaataaagatctgGCAACTGCGgattcctccaggagaggtgcagccccctccccaggtcgtggagcactctatgctctgctcccatcctcaggctcaagcattGGAAGCACAAATGGAAATAGCAGTCTGCTATTTGAAGCAAGAATTTAAAGTGCCCCGTGAAGGTCACGAGAACCCAgagtgggttgatttgataaacgCAGGAGAGGACGGAAAGTCAaacagaatcttactggagcAGTGGTTCTGGCCACTGGGGacgaagcagaagccagagacaaagcaacacGATCAGCCTGTGtatctgcaagactttctgctggagaggctggagaag AGTTTGAGTTACTCAGCATCCGTCTTTCTGGAATCCGACTCAGACCCAGTGCTTCATGTCCCTGATCACATGGCCTCTAACCTGTGGCTCACCCAAATCCCTCACGTCTCGAG